One Nocardioidaceae bacterium SCSIO 66511 genomic window carries:
- a CDS encoding ABC transporter substrate-binding protein, with protein MRTPWIRTLAVLAATLMVAAGCTDDDSDPTDAEDGDARIVEHAYGETTIEGTPERVVSLGLTDADPLLALGVEPIAIRPGYGVDGVGPWAEKALDDADPEILDSGQIDVDEVAALDPDLIVAVSADVDEATYDKLSELAPTIVRPEGAIDYGVSWEVATTMIGTAVDRPDEAKTIIEDTKVAINDTLRANPRIDGTNGAIVRANPKGGWYVYTPVDARGQFMFELGVNLPPKLAKLDDGSSYWIDIDAKKTDLLEGDVVVAIGDAKEQKRFKNDKPFQQLSVNQRGGVVYVPSAPLGQSLAYTTVLSIPYSLEHLAPKISGALD; from the coding sequence ATGAGAACTCCTTGGATCCGTACGCTCGCCGTTCTCGCGGCGACGCTCATGGTCGCGGCAGGCTGCACCGACGACGACTCCGACCCGACCGATGCCGAGGACGGCGATGCACGCATCGTCGAGCACGCGTACGGCGAGACCACCATCGAGGGCACGCCGGAACGCGTTGTCAGCCTCGGATTGACCGACGCCGATCCACTTCTGGCGTTGGGGGTTGAGCCGATCGCCATCCGTCCTGGTTACGGCGTCGACGGAGTCGGTCCGTGGGCGGAGAAGGCTCTTGACGACGCAGACCCCGAGATCCTCGACTCCGGTCAGATCGACGTCGACGAGGTCGCCGCGCTCGACCCCGATCTGATTGTCGCCGTCAGCGCGGACGTCGACGAAGCGACGTACGACAAGCTCTCCGAGCTCGCGCCGACGATCGTCCGGCCAGAGGGCGCCATCGACTACGGCGTCTCCTGGGAGGTCGCCACGACGATGATCGGCACCGCGGTCGACAGACCCGACGAGGCGAAGACGATCATCGAGGACACCAAGGTCGCGATCAACGACACACTGCGGGCCAACCCGCGCATCGACGGTACGAACGGCGCGATCGTGCGGGCCAACCCGAAGGGCGGCTGGTACGTGTACACGCCGGTCGATGCCCGCGGGCAGTTCATGTTCGAGCTGGGTGTGAACCTGCCGCCGAAGCTCGCCAAGCTCGACGACGGCAGCAGCTACTGGATCGACATAGACGCCAAGAAGACCGATCTGCTCGAGGGTGACGTCGTGGTGGCGATCGGGGACGCCAAGGAGCAGAAGCGGTTCAAGAACGACAAGCCGTTCCAGCAGCTGTCGGTCAACCAACGCGGGGGAGTCGTCTACGTACCCTCCGCCCCCCTCGGTCAGTCCCTCGCGTACACGACAGTGCTGAGCATCCCGTACTCGCTGGAGCACCTCGCTCCGAAGATCTCGGGGGCGCTCGACTGA
- a CDS encoding CoA-binding protein: MQHVNSSATIRRLLTSPATWAVVGLSANTDRVAYGVAEFIRDRLGMRIVPINPRAEAWQGEPGYARLADVPGPIDVVDCFVNSKRVGGVVDDAIAERDHLGVGAVWLQLGVVDETAAARAEAAGLDVVMDACPAIEGPRLGR, translated from the coding sequence ATGCAACACGTCAACAGCTCCGCCACGATCCGGCGCCTCCTGACGAGTCCCGCAACGTGGGCGGTGGTGGGCCTGTCCGCCAACACCGACCGCGTCGCGTACGGGGTCGCGGAGTTCATCCGTGACCGCCTCGGCATGCGGATCGTGCCGATCAATCCGCGCGCCGAGGCATGGCAAGGCGAGCCCGGGTACGCGCGGCTGGCCGATGTGCCCGGCCCGATCGACGTGGTCGACTGCTTCGTGAACAGCAAGCGGGTCGGCGGCGTGGTCGACGACGCCATCGCGGAGCGCGACCATCTCGGGGTGGGTGCGGTGTGGTTGCAGCTCGGCGTCGTGGACGAGACGGCCGCGGCGCGCGCCGAGGCCGCCGGTCTCGATGTCGTGATGGACGCCTGCCCGGCGATCGAAGGACCCCGACTCGGGCGGTGA
- a CDS encoding LLM class flavin-dependent oxidoreductase, whose translation MQIGIFSVGDLTVDPTNGNLPTEYERIKAMVRIAQKAEEVGLDVFATGEHHNPPFVAPANPTVLLANIAAKTERLILSTSTTLITTNDPVRLAEDYAYLQHLADGRVDLMMGRGNTAPVYPWFGKDISQGLNLAIENYHLLHKLWRETDVDWQGKFRTPLNSFTSTPRPLDGVPPFVWHGSIRSPEIAEQAAFYGDGFFANNIFWPKEHYIRLINLYRQRYAHYGHGTPEQAIVGLGGQAFIRKNSQDAVNEFRPYFDNAPVYGHGPSLEDFTAQTPLTVGSPQQVIEKTLTFREFFGDYQRQLFLMDHAGLPLKTVLEQLDLLGEEVVPVLREEFAKRTPAGVPDAPTHQSLLAARETSADEAAEDKEGTTTA comes from the coding sequence ATGCAGATCGGCATCTTCAGCGTCGGCGACCTGACCGTCGACCCCACCAACGGCAACCTGCCGACTGAGTACGAACGGATCAAGGCGATGGTCCGGATCGCGCAGAAGGCCGAGGAGGTGGGCCTGGACGTTTTCGCGACCGGAGAGCACCACAACCCGCCGTTCGTCGCACCCGCGAACCCGACCGTCCTGCTCGCGAACATCGCGGCGAAGACCGAGCGGTTGATCCTGTCGACATCGACAACGCTGATCACCACCAACGACCCCGTACGGCTGGCCGAGGACTACGCGTACCTGCAGCACCTGGCCGACGGTCGGGTCGACCTGATGATGGGCCGCGGCAACACCGCTCCGGTCTACCCGTGGTTCGGCAAGGACATCTCGCAGGGGCTCAACCTGGCGATCGAGAACTACCACCTCCTGCACAAGCTGTGGCGTGAGACCGACGTCGACTGGCAGGGGAAGTTCCGTACGCCGCTCAACTCGTTCACCTCGACGCCGCGGCCGCTCGACGGAGTCCCGCCGTTCGTCTGGCACGGGTCGATCCGCAGTCCGGAGATCGCCGAGCAGGCCGCGTTCTACGGTGACGGCTTCTTCGCCAACAACATCTTCTGGCCAAAGGAGCACTACATCCGGCTGATCAACCTGTACCGACAGCGGTACGCGCACTACGGCCACGGCACGCCGGAGCAGGCGATCGTCGGGCTCGGTGGCCAGGCGTTCATCCGCAAGAACTCCCAAGACGCTGTCAACGAGTTCCGGCCGTACTTCGACAACGCGCCCGTGTACGGCCATGGTCCGTCGCTGGAGGACTTCACGGCACAGACACCGCTGACCGTCGGGAGCCCGCAGCAGGTCATCGAGAAGACGTTGACATTCCGTGAGTTCTTCGGTGACTACCAGCGCCAGCTGTTCCTGATGGACCACGCAGGCCTGCCGCTCAAGACGGTGCTCGAGCAGCTCGATCTGCTCGGCGAGGAGGTCGTACCGGTGCTGCGCGAGGAGTTCGCGAAGCGGACCCCCGCCGGCGTACCCGATGCGCCGACGCACCAGAGCCTGCTCGCCGCACGAGAGACGTCCGCCGACGAGGCGGCCGAGGACAAGGAAGGTACGACCACCGCATGA
- a CDS encoding iron ABC transporter permease, with protein MSTATAARHDSDRIQTHDVERRRSRGVLLGGLAVALVVLFVVALLSVFLGTRTIEPGQIFDTFFHYDSTNTDHLVVWTLRVPRTLAGILVGVALGLAGAVMQGVARNPLADPGLLGVNAGAALAVVCAISILGVGTAMGYVWFAFLGAAVAAVSVYLIGSLGREGATPVKLALAGAAMTAALQSITTAILLTDVATFDKFRFWTVGSLAGRKLELVLQVAPFIAAGVVLALCTGRLLNALSLGDDVARGLGQRVVFARALSAGAVVLLCGAATALAGPITFLGLTIPHVARLITGPDYRWILPYSMVLAPILLLISDIVGRLVAKPGELQVGIVMAVIGAPFFIALVRRRKLAEL; from the coding sequence ATGTCCACTGCCACGGCGGCGCGCCACGACTCCGACCGCATCCAGACCCACGACGTCGAACGTCGCCGGTCTCGCGGTGTGCTGCTCGGCGGGCTTGCCGTGGCGTTGGTGGTGCTCTTCGTCGTGGCGCTGCTCAGCGTCTTTCTCGGCACCCGAACGATCGAACCCGGCCAGATCTTCGACACGTTCTTCCACTACGACAGCACCAACACCGACCACCTTGTCGTCTGGACGCTGCGGGTGCCGCGTACGTTGGCCGGCATCCTGGTCGGCGTCGCGCTCGGGCTCGCCGGTGCGGTGATGCAAGGCGTTGCGCGCAACCCGCTCGCCGACCCGGGCCTACTGGGCGTCAACGCGGGCGCCGCGCTCGCCGTCGTATGTGCGATCAGCATTCTCGGGGTCGGCACGGCGATGGGGTACGTGTGGTTCGCCTTCCTCGGTGCCGCGGTTGCCGCCGTCTCCGTCTACCTCATCGGATCGCTCGGTCGCGAAGGCGCCACCCCGGTGAAGCTGGCTCTCGCGGGAGCGGCGATGACCGCCGCGCTGCAGTCCATCACGACCGCGATCCTGTTGACCGACGTCGCGACGTTCGACAAGTTCCGCTTCTGGACGGTCGGGTCGCTCGCCGGCCGCAAGCTGGAGCTGGTCCTCCAGGTCGCGCCGTTCATCGCCGCTGGCGTCGTACTCGCCTTGTGCACCGGGCGCCTGCTGAACGCGTTGTCGCTTGGCGACGACGTCGCGCGTGGCCTCGGTCAGCGCGTTGTGTTTGCGCGGGCGCTGTCGGCCGGGGCAGTGGTCCTGCTGTGCGGAGCGGCGACCGCACTCGCCGGTCCGATCACCTTCCTCGGACTCACCATCCCGCACGTCGCGCGGCTCATCACCGGCCCCGACTACCGCTGGATCCTGCCGTACTCGATGGTGCTTGCGCCGATCCTGCTCCTCATCTCCGACATCGTGGGTCGCTTGGTCGCGAAGCCCGGCGAGCTGCAGGTAGGCATCGTGATGGCCGTCATCGGCGCCCCGTTCTTCATCGCCCTCGTGCGCCGTCGCAAGCTCGCGGAGCTGTAG
- a CDS encoding DUF3800 domain-containing protein: MHSIEYETAPIEIACDESGWSGENLLDGNTDVFAHASVRLKPEHAAWIVDEARRRIRSPATEYKANHLLRTKHRRVLEWFLSEDGPLSGSGSVYLVDKRYLVVRKLIELVTGGSDGEVPDSAATDLYRRGERTLGHDRWTRLLTDAQEQIRDVRHPPGPADPVLDPLPTAVVRSAQRWSGNRQVLIVHDRQSTLKGARLAHVVEDSGSGVIADIRFAAASSDPRIQVADFLAGTARAISSNELKGNGDSTLTDLVAPYVDPASLWADERSASRLFR; encoded by the coding sequence TTGCACAGCATCGAGTACGAGACGGCACCGATCGAGATCGCGTGCGACGAGTCGGGATGGTCCGGCGAGAACCTCCTCGACGGCAACACCGACGTGTTCGCGCACGCGAGCGTACGGCTGAAGCCCGAGCACGCTGCATGGATCGTCGACGAGGCACGTCGGCGCATTCGCTCGCCCGCGACGGAGTACAAGGCAAACCACCTGCTCCGGACGAAGCACCGGCGCGTCCTGGAGTGGTTCTTGTCCGAGGACGGCCCGTTGAGCGGATCTGGAAGTGTCTACCTCGTCGACAAGCGCTACCTCGTCGTACGGAAGCTCATCGAGTTGGTGACCGGCGGATCTGACGGGGAAGTACCCGACTCTGCCGCCACAGACCTCTACCGCAGAGGCGAGCGTACGTTGGGTCATGACCGTTGGACTCGGTTGCTCACCGACGCGCAAGAGCAGATCCGCGATGTCCGTCACCCTCCCGGGCCGGCCGATCCCGTCCTGGACCCCCTGCCGACGGCGGTCGTACGCTCCGCTCAGCGCTGGAGCGGCAACCGGCAAGTATTGATCGTGCACGATCGCCAGTCCACGTTGAAGGGTGCGCGTCTCGCGCACGTCGTCGAGGATTCCGGGTCGGGCGTGATCGCCGATATCCGGTTCGCTGCCGCGTCATCGGATCCTCGGATCCAGGTCGCGGACTTCCTGGCCGGAACCGCCCGCGCGATCTCGTCGAACGAGCTGAAGGGGAACGGCGATTCGACACTCACCGACCTCGTCGCACCCTACGTCGACCCGGCGTCACTCTGGGCGGACGAACGGAGCGCATCTCGGTTGTTCCGCTGA
- a CDS encoding DinB family protein, producing the protein MDQAINPLPGEDHECVECGFTYAKLGAPEALSIVRAVPDRARSTAHMAADPRHRPEPDVWSVLELVCHLRDVYVSSTIRLHRVRTEDDPVLEPMLNDLRTRRFRHNELDLLSVLVELELVVDGFGDEVARVKDDGWTRTATRLPGERRTALWFVRNAAHEGVHHIRSIEQIASNAET; encoded by the coding sequence ATGGACCAAGCAATCAACCCGCTTCCCGGTGAAGACCACGAATGCGTTGAGTGCGGCTTCACGTACGCGAAGCTGGGCGCCCCGGAGGCACTGAGCATCGTTCGAGCAGTACCCGATCGGGCACGGTCGACGGCACACATGGCCGCCGACCCACGCCACCGCCCGGAACCGGACGTCTGGTCGGTCCTGGAGTTGGTGTGCCATCTTCGCGACGTGTACGTGAGCTCGACGATTCGCTTGCACCGCGTACGTACCGAGGACGATCCAGTGCTCGAGCCCATGCTCAACGACCTTCGTACGAGGCGCTTCCGGCACAACGAGCTCGACCTCCTGTCGGTCCTGGTCGAGCTCGAACTGGTCGTAGACGGCTTCGGGGACGAGGTCGCGCGGGTCAAGGACGACGGCTGGACGCGCACCGCGACCCGCCTCCCCGGCGAGCGCCGAACGGCGCTCTGGTTCGTACGCAACGCCGCGCACGAAGGCGTGCATCACATCCGCAGCATCGAGCAGATCGCAAGCAACGCGGAGACCTGA
- a CDS encoding siderophore-interacting protein → MPKSDSSRRYPREFTVVETSWVTRSMRRVVLTTDDFETFLSRDGGFTDRYVKLVFCDPDTTYPQPLDLEQVRETLPREAWPVRRTYTVRWIDREARTIAIDFVVHGDDGIAGPWAAGAQVGDRIHLLGPGGAYAPADDADWHLIAGDDAALPAMCAALEAMPDGAKVQAFIEVDGPQDQQPITTAADVTVTWLHRDGAPAGSTSLITDAVRSMDWPQGRAQVFIHGESGLLKALRSHLLDDRGVDRGDLSFSGYWRKGADEEGFRVWKAEQAKAAVV, encoded by the coding sequence ATGCCCAAGTCCGACAGTAGTCGGAGATACCCGCGCGAGTTCACGGTCGTCGAAACGAGCTGGGTGACGCGGTCGATGCGTCGGGTCGTACTCACCACCGATGACTTCGAGACGTTCCTCTCCCGCGACGGCGGCTTCACCGATCGGTACGTCAAGCTGGTCTTCTGCGACCCCGACACGACCTACCCGCAGCCCCTCGACCTCGAGCAGGTACGCGAGACGCTGCCGCGCGAGGCCTGGCCGGTCCGCCGTACGTACACGGTGCGCTGGATCGACCGGGAGGCTCGCACGATCGCGATCGACTTCGTCGTACACGGCGACGACGGGATCGCGGGTCCGTGGGCCGCAGGTGCGCAGGTCGGCGACCGCATCCATCTGTTGGGGCCCGGCGGCGCCTACGCCCCGGCCGACGACGCAGACTGGCACCTGATCGCCGGTGACGACGCCGCGCTTCCCGCGATGTGTGCCGCCTTGGAGGCGATGCCCGACGGCGCGAAGGTGCAGGCGTTCATCGAGGTCGACGGCCCACAGGACCAGCAGCCGATCACGACGGCCGCGGACGTCACGGTGACGTGGCTGCACCGCGACGGCGCCCCTGCCGGCTCGACCTCGCTCATCACCGATGCGGTGCGCTCGATGGATTGGCCCCAGGGCCGTGCGCAGGTTTTCATCCACGGTGAGTCCGGCCTGTTGAAGGCCCTTCGCTCGCATCTGCTGGACGACCGCGGCGTCGACCGTGGCGACCTCTCCTTCTCCGGCTACTGGCGCAAGGGCGCCGACGAAGAGGGATTCCGTGTTTGGAAGGCCGAGCAGGCGAAAGCGGCAGTCGTCTGA
- a CDS encoding FMN reductase produces the protein MTSSEATTGTKVVVISAGLGQPSTTRMLGDRLGESIRRHVGESGGLASVDTYELRGLAHEITDAMLTGFAGEKLRPVLAALEEADALVVVTPTFQGSYGGLFKSFMDVVDAEALIGKPVLVAATGGTARHSLVLDHALRPLFAYLQALVVPTGVFAGPGDWGDAGDGSRGLSERVDRAAAELANLLIGAGTGRRREDEFDLFSDSMLAAARPV, from the coding sequence ATGACCAGCAGCGAAGCCACCACGGGTACGAAGGTCGTCGTGATCTCGGCCGGACTCGGGCAGCCCTCGACGACGCGCATGCTCGGCGATCGGCTCGGCGAGTCGATCCGACGCCACGTCGGTGAGTCCGGCGGGCTTGCGAGCGTTGACACCTACGAGCTGCGCGGGCTCGCACACGAGATCACCGATGCGATGCTCACCGGCTTCGCGGGTGAGAAGCTGCGGCCGGTGCTCGCGGCTCTCGAAGAGGCCGATGCGCTGGTCGTCGTCACGCCGACCTTCCAGGGTTCGTACGGCGGACTGTTCAAGTCGTTCATGGACGTCGTCGACGCCGAGGCACTCATCGGCAAGCCGGTCTTGGTTGCCGCCACCGGTGGTACGGCCCGCCATTCGCTCGTACTCGACCACGCGCTACGCCCGCTGTTCGCCTACCTGCAGGCGCTCGTCGTACCGACCGGCGTCTTCGCCGGCCCGGGAGACTGGGGCGACGCGGGCGACGGCTCACGCGGCTTGAGCGAGCGGGTCGACCGTGCCGCCGCCGAGCTCGCCAACCTGCTCATCGGAGCGGGCACCGGGCGTCGTCGCGAAGACGAGTTCGACCTGTTCAGTGACTCGATGCTGGCGGCCGCCCGGCCGGTGTAA
- a CDS encoding Fe-S cluster assembly protein HesB, with amino-acid sequence MALHLTGDTTADRLLDENPLALLIGMLLDQQYPMEAAFSGPHKLVDRIDGFDAERIAAYDPDEFAAICSTPPAVHRYPGAMAKRIQAVCRVVVDEYDGDASGIWTTGDPDAKTVLKRLKALPGFGDQKARIFLALLGKQRGVRPVGWREAAGAYADEGSRRSIADVVDEQTLQEVRAFKKEQKAAAKAAKATK; translated from the coding sequence ATGGCCCTTCATCTCACCGGCGACACCACCGCCGACCGCCTGCTCGACGAGAACCCGCTCGCCTTGCTGATCGGCATGTTGCTCGACCAGCAGTACCCGATGGAGGCGGCGTTCTCCGGTCCGCACAAGCTGGTCGACCGCATCGACGGCTTCGACGCCGAGCGCATCGCCGCGTACGACCCGGACGAGTTCGCCGCGATCTGCAGCACGCCACCGGCCGTACACCGCTATCCGGGTGCGATGGCCAAGCGCATCCAGGCCGTATGCCGCGTCGTCGTTGACGAGTACGACGGTGATGCCTCGGGTATCTGGACGACCGGTGACCCCGACGCAAAGACGGTGCTGAAGCGGTTGAAGGCCCTACCGGGGTTCGGCGACCAGAAGGCCAGAATCTTCCTGGCATTGCTCGGCAAGCAGCGTGGCGTACGCCCGGTCGGATGGCGCGAGGCCGCCGGAGCGTACGCCGACGAGGGGTCTCGGCGGTCCATCGCCGATGTCGTCGATGAGCAGACCCTGCAGGAGGTACGCGCCTTCAAGAAGGAGCAGAAGGCCGCCGCCAAGGCGGCTAAGGCCACGAAGTAG
- a CDS encoding peptidase M13, producing MNGIDTSELDPEVRPADDLFRHVNGRWLDRTEIPADRAVAGSFSDLRDDAEVAVREILDEARASDAAEGTEQRKIGDLYASFMNEDAIEAAGRGPIEADLADVDSVTTVAALVHQLGVFERIGVGGAFGLYVAPDALDPERNVLHVVQGGIGLPDESYYTDEQFADVRAAYVRHVAAMLDLAGLDDASARAERVMRLETDLAAAHWDRVACRDAQRTYNPMDRAGLDELSPGFDWSGWLDSSEFDPGVIAQVVVSQPSYLTEFAGLLRDDRLEDWRDWARWNIVHAAAPYLPAAFVDENFDFYGRTLSGTAQLRDRWKRGVGLVEMSMGEAVGKLYVERHYPPSARVRMDELIANLIEAYRESINALDWMGEETRKKALAKLDAFTPKVGHPLEWRDYEALIVDRDHLWGNVRRVSAFATAYELAKLAKPVDRNEWFMTPQTVNAYYNPTMNEIVFPAAILQPPFFYPDADDAVNYGAIGAVIGHEIGHGFDDQGSHYDGDGRLANWWTDDDRTAFEERTTRLIDQYDVLSPEDAPDRTVNGSLTIGENIGDLGGLSIAYKAFRIAQGGVEPAEIDGMSAAQRFFLSWAQAWQSKVRPAEVVRRLTIDPHAPPEFRCNQVVRNIDAFYDAFEVTPGDALWLDSEQRVSIW from the coding sequence GTGAATGGAATCGACACCAGCGAGCTCGACCCCGAGGTACGCCCCGCCGACGACCTGTTCCGACATGTCAACGGCCGATGGCTCGACCGTACGGAGATCCCGGCCGACCGTGCCGTCGCCGGATCGTTCAGCGACCTGCGCGACGATGCCGAGGTCGCTGTACGCGAGATCCTCGACGAGGCCCGGGCGTCCGATGCCGCCGAGGGCACCGAGCAACGCAAGATCGGCGATCTGTACGCGAGCTTCATGAATGAAGACGCGATCGAGGCGGCGGGTCGCGGCCCGATCGAGGCCGACCTCGCCGACGTCGACTCCGTGACCACCGTCGCCGCGCTCGTACACCAGCTCGGCGTTTTCGAGCGCATCGGCGTCGGCGGGGCGTTCGGGCTCTACGTCGCGCCCGACGCGCTCGATCCCGAGCGCAACGTCCTGCACGTCGTACAAGGCGGCATCGGCCTGCCCGACGAGTCGTACTACACCGACGAGCAGTTCGCCGACGTGCGTGCGGCGTACGTACGCCACGTCGCTGCGATGCTCGATCTGGCCGGCCTCGACGACGCGTCAGCGCGCGCAGAGCGGGTGATGCGGCTCGAGACCGACCTCGCCGCAGCCCACTGGGACCGCGTCGCCTGCCGCGACGCGCAGCGTACGTACAACCCGATGGACCGTGCGGGCCTCGACGAGCTCTCCCCCGGCTTCGACTGGTCCGGGTGGCTCGACAGCTCTGAGTTCGACCCGGGGGTCATCGCCCAGGTCGTGGTCTCGCAGCCCTCGTACCTCACGGAGTTCGCCGGGCTCCTGCGCGACGACCGCCTCGAAGACTGGCGCGACTGGGCGCGCTGGAACATCGTGCACGCGGCCGCGCCGTACCTGCCGGCGGCGTTCGTCGACGAGAACTTCGACTTCTACGGGCGCACCCTCAGTGGCACCGCACAGCTACGCGACCGCTGGAAACGCGGCGTCGGCCTGGTCGAGATGTCGATGGGCGAGGCAGTCGGCAAGCTGTACGTCGAACGGCACTACCCGCCGTCGGCCCGGGTACGCATGGATGAACTGATCGCGAACCTGATCGAGGCGTACCGCGAGTCCATCAACGCCCTCGACTGGATGGGCGAGGAGACCCGCAAGAAGGCACTCGCCAAACTCGATGCATTCACGCCGAAGGTCGGCCATCCGCTGGAGTGGCGCGACTACGAGGCGCTGATCGTCGACCGCGACCACCTGTGGGGCAACGTGCGCCGGGTATCGGCGTTCGCGACCGCGTACGAGCTCGCCAAGCTGGCCAAGCCGGTCGACCGCAACGAGTGGTTCATGACACCGCAGACGGTCAACGCGTACTACAACCCGACGATGAACGAGATCGTGTTCCCGGCCGCGATCCTTCAGCCGCCGTTCTTCTATCCCGACGCCGACGACGCCGTCAACTACGGCGCGATCGGCGCAGTCATCGGCCACGAGATCGGACACGGCTTTGACGACCAGGGGTCGCACTACGACGGCGACGGTCGGCTCGCGAACTGGTGGACCGACGACGACCGCACCGCATTCGAGGAGCGCACGACGCGCCTCATCGACCAGTACGACGTACTGTCGCCCGAAGACGCACCCGACCGTACGGTAAACGGGTCCTTGACCATCGGCGAGAACATCGGCGACCTCGGCGGCCTGTCCATTGCGTACAAGGCCTTCCGGATCGCGCAAGGCGGTGTCGAGCCGGCCGAGATCGACGGCATGAGCGCCGCCCAGCGGTTCTTCCTGTCGTGGGCGCAGGCCTGGCAGAGCAAGGTACGCCCCGCGGAAGTCGTCCGCCGCCTGACGATCGACCCACACGCGCCGCCGGAGTTCCGCTGCAACCAGGTCGTCCGCAACATCGACGCGTTCTACGATGCGTTCGAGGTGACTCCCGGCGATGCACTGTGGCTCGACTCGGAGCAGCGCGTCTCCATCTGGTGA
- a CDS encoding DUF3817 domain-containing protein yields the protein MSTTQRPATGRAVAWFRAIAIAEAISWAGLLIGMLFKYVLSDNEIGVQIFGPIHGAIFVAYVVATLVAGRSCGWSKPVTLLGLVASIPPFATYVFEVWAERTGRLRTPDAVAVS from the coding sequence ATGAGCACCACCCAACGCCCAGCGACCGGTCGCGCCGTCGCGTGGTTCCGCGCGATCGCGATCGCTGAAGCCATCTCGTGGGCGGGGTTGCTGATCGGCATGCTGTTCAAGTACGTGCTCAGCGACAACGAGATCGGCGTACAGATCTTCGGGCCGATCCACGGCGCCATCTTCGTCGCGTACGTCGTGGCGACCTTGGTCGCCGGTCGCAGTTGCGGCTGGAGTAAGCCGGTGACACTGCTCGGGCTCGTCGCGAGCATCCCGCCGTTCGCGACATACGTATTCGAGGTCTGGGCCGAGCGCACAGGTCGGTTGCGTACGCCGGACGCCGTCGCGGTGTCGTGA
- a CDS encoding TetR/AcrR family transcriptional regulator gives MNDDGNSRQGPTRRRRRLSDQETEQRMVDAALAVVNRMGLTVSLEHISLEDVIREAGVSRSAVYRRWPYKDLFFSDLLRALARATGPAEVPDARPSLEHIRSVVVDRPDLLRTEEGRHALAVEMLRIGNLTDLAAMAESTAWRTYMALHATYLSLDDGELREEIGESLAESERALVRKTAKTFAGYLDLMGYRVRPELDADAETVAAVTMPLIRGAIIVAPALPQITAHKVHSSPFGSPGSAEWSPVAIAMASIALAYIEPDPDLEWDEARVARVLLAFGESAGVGAQTSQE, from the coding sequence GTGAATGACGACGGCAACTCGCGTCAGGGGCCGACCCGCCGCCGGCGCCGCCTCTCCGACCAGGAGACCGAGCAGCGGATGGTCGATGCGGCCCTCGCCGTGGTGAACCGGATGGGGCTGACGGTCAGCCTGGAGCACATCAGCCTCGAGGACGTCATCCGTGAGGCCGGCGTCTCGCGTAGTGCGGTCTACCGGCGCTGGCCGTACAAGGACCTGTTCTTCAGCGATCTGCTCCGCGCGCTGGCCCGGGCGACGGGGCCGGCAGAGGTCCCCGATGCGCGGCCGTCGCTCGAGCACATTCGCTCGGTCGTTGTCGATCGGCCCGATTTGCTACGGACCGAGGAGGGCCGACACGCGCTGGCGGTCGAGATGCTGCGCATCGGCAATCTCACCGACCTTGCTGCGATGGCCGAGTCGACGGCGTGGCGTACGTACATGGCCCTGCACGCCACGTACCTCAGCCTGGACGACGGTGAGCTACGTGAGGAGATCGGCGAGAGTCTTGCCGAGTCCGAGCGTGCCTTGGTACGAAAGACCGCCAAGACCTTCGCGGGCTATCTCGACCTGATGGGCTACCGGGTCAGGCCCGAGTTGGACGCGGATGCGGAGACGGTGGCGGCGGTGACCATGCCGCTCATTCGGGGCGCGATCATCGTGGCGCCGGCGCTACCGCAGATCACGGCTCATAAGGTGCACTCGAGTCCGTTCGGGTCGCCGGGATCGGCCGAATGGTCGCCGGTTGCCATTGCGATGGCGAGTATCGCGCTGGCCTATATCGAGCCCGATCCGGACCTCGAATGGGACGAAGCCCGGGTTGCGCGCGTGCTTCTGGCCTTCGGCGAGTCGGCTGGGGTTGGCGCGCAGACCTCGCAGGAATAG